The Methanothermobacter tenebrarum DNA segment TTTTATAATATAAAAAAAATTTTTTTTTAACACAAAAATTAAAAAAAAAAAAAATAAAAAAAATAAAATAAAAAACCTTAAACCTTTGGTTAAAATTTTTAAAAAAAAAAAAAAAAAAAAAAAAAAACAATATAAGGGGAGTTATAAAGAATGCCTCCGTTGAATATCATTTCGATGATGGATGATGTCACTTTTATACCAGTCTATAGAAGAAAAATCAATAATCCCCATAATCGAATAAATAAAGGATTATATCCAATCTTCTTATGGAAAATTCAATTTATCAAATAACAGAAAAAAATCCACTGGGGGCGTGTATTTTCAATGTTGATCTCAGTTGTGATTCCAGCTTTCAATGAAGAAGGCTTGGTAGGAAAAACCGTAGATTCAATTCCTATCAATGAACTTAAAAAAATGGGGTTCCAGGTCGAAATAATTGTTGTTGATAATGCATCAGAGGATAATACTGCTAGTGAAGCGGCAAAAGCCGGTGCAAGAGTCGTGAGAGAAGAAAAAAGGGGCTATGGCAACGCATATCAGAGAGGATTCCAAGAAGCCCAAGGAGATATTATAGTCATGGGAGACGCTGACTTCACCTACCCATTCGAAATGACACCAATATTCATAAAAGAGATACTCAAAGGATACGATTTCGTGATAGGAGACCGGTTAAATGGTATGATGGAGGCTGATGCGA contains these protein-coding regions:
- a CDS encoding glycosyltransferase family 2 protein, which encodes MLISVVIPAFNEEGLVGKTVDSIPINELKKMGFQVEIIVVDNASEDNTASEAAKAGARVVREEKRGYGNAYQRGFQEAQGDIIVMGDADFTYPFEMTPIFIKEILKGYDFVIGDRLNGMMEADAMPALHRYIGNPLLSKMLNILFKNNIRDTHCGMRAITREALQRLDLGAPGMEFAIEMVIEATEKNLKIKQIPIPYRRREGEAKLHSFKDGWRHIKYMLKRKFSTPR